One stretch of Dokdonia sp. Hel_I_53 DNA includes these proteins:
- a CDS encoding EamA family transporter has translation MYYLALSIAASSLIFVVFKLFAKYEVNTLQAIIVNYFVAFSCGMLLYEGSTEISAVHEQSWFYPSISLGVLFIIVFNLMAITTQRSGLSVVSVATKMSVVVPILFGVFYYREALGIYKIIGIVLALIAVYLTSTKTKDGISIKKENLIFPILVFIGSGTIETSIKFIEEAYVSKSDVPIFSATIFGAAAIVGLCIVIYQMLTKKFNFEFKNIFAGICLGIPNYFSIYMLVQALRQPEFDSSTLFTINNVAIVMVSTLLGILLFKERLITKNWIGIGLAFISILLITIL, from the coding sequence ATCTATTATCTAGCATTAAGCATAGCCGCCTCAAGTTTAATATTTGTCGTTTTCAAATTATTTGCAAAGTATGAGGTCAATACGCTTCAAGCCATTATTGTAAATTACTTTGTTGCTTTTTCTTGTGGTATGTTACTTTATGAAGGATCTACAGAAATAAGCGCCGTTCATGAACAGTCTTGGTTTTATCCTTCCATCAGTCTCGGTGTTTTGTTTATTATAGTGTTTAATTTAATGGCAATAACGACACAGCGTAGTGGCTTATCCGTAGTGTCTGTTGCGACAAAAATGAGTGTTGTTGTCCCAATATTATTTGGTGTTTTCTATTATCGAGAAGCATTAGGAATATATAAGATTATAGGAATTGTCTTGGCTCTTATAGCTGTGTATCTCACGTCAACTAAAACAAAAGATGGAATTAGCATAAAGAAAGAAAATCTCATCTTTCCTATTTTAGTTTTCATTGGAAGCGGCACTATAGAAACCAGTATAAAGTTTATTGAGGAAGCTTACGTAAGCAAGAGTGATGTACCGATATTTAGCGCAACTATATTTGGCGCTGCTGCTATTGTTGGTCTATGCATCGTCATTTATCAAATGCTTACAAAAAAATTCAATTTTGAATTCAAAAATATTTTTGCAGGAATTTGTCTTGGTATCCCAAACTATTTTTCAATATATATGCTAGTCCAAGCCTTGCGCCAACCAGAATTTGACAGCTCCACGCTATTCACTATAAATAATGTGGCTATTGTAATGGTAAGCACACTTCTGGGTATATTACTTTTTAAAGAGCGTCTTATTACAAAAAATTGGATTGGGATTGGATTAGCTTTTATCAGTATTTTATTGATTACTATTCTATAG
- the ribD gene encoding bifunctional diaminohydroxyphosphoribosylaminopyrimidine deaminase/5-amino-6-(5-phosphoribosylamino)uracil reductase RibD: MKIHNTYIKRCLELAKNGLPEAMPNPSVGAVLVYGDTIIAEGYTTAYGGSHAEVNCIAFAKANHPEKIEKSTLYVSLEPCSHYGKTPPCADLVIDSGIKKVVVGTLDPFAKVAGNGIKKLIQAGIDVTVGVLEAECYELNKRFFTFHKLNRPYIILKWAETIDGFIAPETRDAQNPVWITNTYSRQLVHKWRAEEMGILVGGKTVLADNPSLTTRDWEGNSPVRIVIDTKGTLSKDLAIFDSSAKTIVLSESDPEKICELLFKEELQSVIIEGGAQTLQRFIDSNLWDEARVFVGQSHFKNGTKAPKRSSDFVRLSSESIKGDILNIYKNSSH, from the coding sequence GTGAAGATACACAACACCTATATAAAACGCTGTTTAGAATTGGCAAAAAATGGCCTTCCAGAAGCGATGCCTAATCCATCTGTGGGTGCTGTTCTTGTTTACGGTGACACCATTATTGCAGAAGGGTATACAACTGCCTATGGTGGATCACATGCAGAGGTGAATTGTATCGCTTTCGCGAAAGCGAACCATCCTGAAAAAATTGAAAAGTCTACCTTATATGTTTCTTTAGAGCCTTGCAGTCATTATGGAAAAACACCTCCGTGTGCAGATCTTGTAATTGATTCTGGTATAAAAAAAGTTGTTGTTGGAACACTTGACCCTTTTGCCAAAGTAGCTGGCAATGGAATAAAAAAACTAATCCAAGCCGGTATCGATGTTACTGTAGGTGTTTTAGAAGCGGAATGCTATGAACTCAACAAACGTTTCTTCACTTTCCACAAATTAAACCGTCCCTATATCATTTTAAAATGGGCAGAAACAATAGATGGTTTTATTGCCCCTGAAACTAGAGATGCTCAAAACCCAGTCTGGATTACAAATACGTACTCAAGACAACTCGTGCACAAATGGCGAGCCGAAGAAATGGGGATTCTCGTAGGAGGTAAAACTGTACTTGCAGATAATCCAAGTTTAACTACTCGTGATTGGGAAGGAAATTCCCCAGTGCGAATTGTCATAGACACAAAAGGAACACTCTCAAAAGATCTTGCAATATTTGACTCAAGCGCAAAAACAATTGTCTTATCAGAGTCTGATCCTGAGAAAATTTGCGAGCTGCTTTTTAAAGAAGAATTACAATCTGTAATTATAGAAGGGGGCGCCCAGACTTTACAGCGGTTTATTGACTCAAATCTTTGGGATGAAGCACGCGTATTTGTAGGTCAATCTCATTTTAAGAACGGCACCAAAGCTCCTAAGCGCTCTTCTGATTTTGTAAGATTGAGCAGTGAATCAATTAAGGGAGATATTTTAAATATTTACAAAAACAGTTCTCATTGA
- a CDS encoding GNAT family N-acetyltransferase, protein MSKPIIRPIKKEDNSQVAAVVRKVLMDLGAPKVGTAYADKALDTMYEHYKQPKAAYFVVEADGRILGCAGIAQLDNYDGNVCELQKMYFLEEVRGTGLGKEMMDVCLQKAREFGFDQCYLETMPYMEAAQKLYKRTGFIYIDEPLGDTGHFSCPVHMLIDL, encoded by the coding sequence ATGAGCAAACCTATCATTAGACCCATTAAAAAAGAAGATAATTCTCAAGTAGCAGCCGTAGTGCGTAAGGTACTTATGGACTTAGGTGCTCCTAAAGTAGGTACTGCTTATGCAGACAAAGCACTGGACACCATGTATGAGCACTATAAACAACCTAAGGCAGCCTATTTTGTAGTGGAGGCAGATGGGAGAATATTAGGTTGTGCTGGGATTGCGCAGCTTGATAATTATGATGGGAATGTATGTGAGCTGCAAAAAATGTATTTTTTAGAAGAAGTTCGTGGCACTGGATTGGGAAAAGAAATGATGGATGTGTGTCTTCAAAAGGCGCGTGAATTTGGCTTTGACCAATGTTACTTGGAAACCATGCCTTATATGGAAGCTGCTCAAAAATTGTATAAACGCACGGGCTTTATATATATTGACGAACCGCTGGGAGATACTGGTCACTTTTCATGTCCCGTACATATGCTTATAGACTTATGA